One Lepisosteus oculatus isolate fLepOcu1 chromosome 12, fLepOcu1.hap2, whole genome shotgun sequence genomic window, CTCCTCGGACCCGCAGCCTGCTGTGAGTGTGGTGTGTTTCCGAGGCCCGTGTCCCTGGCGCGGCAGTGAAAGAGCTTTCTAACAGCTGGGGGCCTGTGTGGAGGGAGGAAGGCTGATCTTCTGTGGCTGCCGCTGTCTGGGGGAGTAAGTCTTCTCCTCTGATCCACCAGGGGGCGCTGAGGATGAGCTGCAGAGGAGGAGGGACGGACTGGATCTTCCCCCAGACCGTGAGTAGGGTACAGGGGCAGAGGGGGATTCGCGGGGTCTTCACCTTGCAGTAGGGGGGCAATTAGTGGGGTCTTCACGCTGGGGTAGAGCATCTGTTATTTTGGGGGTCTCCACAGTGGGTTAGAGGTACAGTTATTTGGGGGTCTCCACACAGGGGTAGAGGGAAGGGAGTCCAGGCTAGGacagaagcacagagtgatGTCCAACTGGGGCTGAGGGGCAGTTAGTGATGTCCAGACTGGGGCTGAGGGGCAGTTAGAGGGATAGCTCTCCTGCCTGTAGCAGCGAAACTGATTTTGATCTGTCCAGAGCAGACTCGCCCAGGAAGGGCACTGACCCCCCTCGCTGTCCCCCAGGGCCCGACCCCGTCCTGCGGATCGTGCTGCTGGGCAGGGGGGGGCCCGCGTGGCTCTCGGTGCCCAACACGCTCCCGGGCGCGAGGGAGCTGGCGCTGCGCGTGGGCGCCGCGGTCCACGGCCCGCCCCCCGAGCCCGGGGAGCGGGCGGCGGAGACGCTGAGGGCCGTGCCGCGCTCCCGTCCCCACGCGGTCTTCATCCCGCTGGCCCCGGGACGGGCCGCGCCCGGGGACAGGGACACCCTGCGGCTGGTCACCGAGACGTTCGGCCAGGACCTCCGGTTCCGCACCATGCTGCTCCTCTCCAgcgacgaggaggaggagggggggccgGGGAATCTCCGGCGGCTGGTCCGGGACTCCGGCTGCTGTTGGCACGTCCTGTCCGGGAGCCGGGGCTGCTTCGCCCGGGCGCAGGAGCTCGCGGAGGCGGTGCAGGCCATGCTGGCGCGGACCTGCGGCGGCTTCTACGCGGACGAGCTGGACCGGCAGGCGGAGGCGCGGATCCGGCACGCCGCGGGGCTCGTCCTGCGGGAGCGGGGCGCGGAGATCCGCCGGCAGGAGGACCGGCTGCGCCGGAGGCTCCGGGGGGAGCAGCAGCGGAGGGAGATCCGGGAGCTCTGGAGGCGGGAGAGGAGGGAGGCCCGGGAGGAGGCCGAGCTGTACAGCCTGTACCTGAGGGGCCTGCAGTGGGTGCTGGACGCCCGCGAGCTCGCCCGGAGGATGCTGCCGGGGCCGGTGGTCGCCGCTCTGGACTTCGTCGAGCGGGGGCTGTCCCGTCTGTGCGACGTCCTGAGGAGTTCCTTCTGATGGGAATCGGCTCTCGCAGGCGGGGGGGTTCGGCCCCAGACTGGAATGGCCGGTTGGTTCGGcgggggggggtggggagaACGAGGCGGGCAGGCTGCCCTGACACTCCACCGTGATGCAGGCAGGGCGTAGGCGCAGGAGGGGCGTCGCCTCTGGAAGCTGTTCTGATGCCGGCGGGACTCCTGAGCTCGAGGGCAGGAGAGGACTCTAGTGGTAGAGTGGTAGACTCGGAGGTAGCCTAAGTACACCGGTCTGTAccagcaggggggaattaagaCTGGTGTCAACTCTGCTACCTCTGGCGTCCCTCAGGGATCTGCTGCGGCACCTGTCTCACTCCTCATCTGCATGCCCTCTGCTCCATAAACCCTGAGTCCTGGAACTCTCTTCTTGGGTCTGTCAAGGACCCTGCTGATGATTTTCAAACAGGTGTAAAGGTGTATTTTTATAAACTGTCTTATTTTCCATATTTCAACCTTCCAGCAATTTGAGTTCTTTGCAAACTGATTATAAGTGTAGTGTATTGCTTGATTAGAAGTAAAATGTATGTAACGTTTTGTTGCTGTTTACTTCTGTGGTCTGATTTTGTTAATTGATCTCTCTTGTTCTTTATCACGTGAAGCATTTCAGACTCGTTTGGCTGAAACAGCTTGTTTTATTGAAACGGATGAGAGTCTCTGACACTGGTGGAACAGCACACACTGACATGAAAAAGTGACAAGAGTACAAGCAAAACTGACACACAGGATAAATGAAAGGAAAGTGGATCAAGTGTGCTATTCAGCGTGCAACTTATCAGTGCACCTGTCGGACAGAGACAAGAGTTTAACTGCATTTCCTCTCTCGGCACCAGATGGGAAACACGTCTCTCAGTTTAGACTCGAAGATCCCCTGGAGCTCTCTTCCCATGATACTGTATGCCTTATTGTCCTGCAGGCCAGACGGGACAAACATCAGTTGAATCAGGCAATACCCTCCCCCAAAGCCCCCAGCAGAGGAGCAGGATAGCAGAGGTGTCTTGCTCTGTACTAGTTAATATCTTAGACACAACTTCATACTAATTATCACTCCCCCCTGCCTTGCTTCAGAACTCTGTGCTAGTTCATATTTACTCTGAGATATACTCTGATGTTCTGGAACCCTTCACGTGTTCATATTGTAGAGACACTCCAAGCcttgtgtcagtcagtgtcacaGAGATCCCCAGTCACTCTGGGACTTTGTATTAGCTAAAGGACCCCAACTCCTCCCAGTACACCCCCATTCATGAAATCTTTACTAGCTGCTACTATAGAGACACTGCACTAGAACTCAGTGTCAATGTTTATAGAACAGCAGCCTCAGAGCTTGTGTGGACATCCCCATTAGTTCAAGAGTGTTGTTTTGCTCAGGGAAGAAGAACTCTAGACCTTCCCAGGTTCTCACCTTGTTGTACTGGGCACAGTTCTGGAAGATGAGCCGGACATCCTGGACGAACTGGCCCACCTGCTGGTACTTCTGCTGCAGGAGCCCCTTCTTGACCTGGTCCAGCCACTTGGGGTGCTTGATGATGTCACAGTACTTCTCAAGCTAGGGCAGAGGCAGGCTTGATCACAAACACAGCATCCCGAAAGCAGTCCCAGATCTGCTCCCTTGTCAAAGAACTGATCCCAGTCACCTGCACTGGGCCTTCTGATGATCAGACCTCACTTCTACCATGTGACTCTGACTTGACCATGGAATGATTTCACAGacattataaattataatgaGGGTATTGCTCTTGAACGTAGTATGACATAAAGAAAGATGCTTTTTATTAATACAACTCATTTGTAGCGTTTTGAAAACTTGTCATcatgaaattaattttcataatctatctgattatttaaatgtttcctTTCATTGCTGCACAAGGAATGAAGAATGGAGTcttcaattccagacctctGGGCCAGTACTGTACTTGACGTAGTAACGCTACTTACACTGCAGGGATTTTTACTGAAGTGTCCGCTGTTTTCGTGGCAGTACAGCGTGAGGAGGAGATACaggcatttctgaaaaaaatggtaaaaacaaTGACCCAGGTCAGAAGCCGAACAATAGTACTGTCTGTCTTTCTGCAGAAACAGGAGCCTAGTAAACTAGCAAACTAGTAAACAGCAAACTAGTAAACAGCAGAGCACAGAGTTATGGAAACCCTTACTTTAAGGCCAGGCAGAGTAGCAGAGCACAGAGTGGGGGAGACCTTTACTTAAAAACCAGTCAAAGTAACAGAGCACAGAGTGGGGAGACGTTTACCATAAGGCCAGGTAGAATAGCAGAGCACAGAGCAGGGCGACTGTTACTGAAAGGCCAGGCAGAATAGCAGAGCACAGAGTGGGGAGACCCTTACCGCGCGATGTTCTTCCATCTTCAACCGCAGCACTGCAGTCTCACTTTGGAAGCTACGGAGGGGCTTCTGGGTCTTGGGTGGCTCACAGAGTGTGCAGATCCACTTGGCcctgaaaaaacaacacatagcaCAACACTGAATTCCTGTTTCCCAGAATTTCCCAGAAAATACCCAATGCACTTCATTTGAGTTCAGAAAGATGCACATCTTTcgagctaaatagcattttattGTCATTATCTCAAATCTTCACGAGGGTGTGGGGGGGCAGGGTGGGAATATTATTCTATGACATCATTGAAGGTATTCCAATGAAGTCCTAGAATACATTCCAATAACATCCTAGAAGGTACGACATCGTCTGAGAGGAAGTCTTGAATTGCACTGCTGTGTTTTAAGTGAGAACAGAGAGGAAAGTCCTCAGGCTGTCTGTGGCTCTTACTCCGGGTCGCTGGGCACGGTGACGGGCGGCAGGTGGCAGTCTCTGTGGAAGGACCGCGGGCACCCATCACAGCACAGCAGGTCGCCCCCCAGCCCGCAGGCCTGGCACTGGTCGTCGTTGTCCTCCTGGGACTTGTGGGCCTGCGTCTGCAGAGTCGATGCACAGGAAGACATCGGGCTCAGGTCTCACCTCCAGCGGGGCTGCAAGACACGCCCCTTCTGTCTCTGCAGCGGCTGGGGCGGCCAACCAGGGGCTCTTAACTTCAGTGAGCAAAGCTGCTGTGTGGACCTCGTCCCCAGAAAGATGAATTAcagtgttcattttaaaaagaaaaaggtttgaAACAGTCTAATGTGAATGTGCTTCTAATTTGTATAACACAGCTCCAGTCCGGCCAGATGAGACAGGGGGCGGAGGTACAGGGCTACGGTGTTTTAGAATAATTGTGTCGGAGGCAGAGTACCCCAGTCTGGGAGCTGCTGACACACTTTGGGCACGCACAGTCCTCCTCGTGGGTCTCCAGCACGCCTTTCTGAAAGAACCACGGAGAGCCCATTTCAGCACACAGCTGCAGTTTTCCGGCAGAAGTCATACAGAAAGCATGCCCCCCTCGCAGCCTGAAGGCCAAGCGGCCCTCCCCTGCCTGCTGTCAGGAGGAAGCCGCAGGGCAGGTACGGCGCTGAACTCCACCTCGATGAGAGACGCCAGGGGCTTTCCGTCGTGCCGGATCTCTCGTGCCCAGCTGGTGTCGCTGGCGCCGTCCCCCATCCCCGTCCTGTAGAACTCCAGCGGGGTGCACCACTTGTCGGGCATCCTGATGCACCTGCCCCGGAACTCTGTCGGCGAAAGTGAACAGCAGTCGGTCACACCTGGGGTACCCTTTCCAAGGAGGAAGCTGACTGGCCCTCAGCTCAGTTTTTCAGGGTTTATTTAGGACTAATTAAGCTGGTAATTGGGTCAGTTCCGCACTGGAGGGATCAGTAAGAATGGAAATAGACCTCACTGGGCTGAACTGGACTCTCTGTGTTCCTGTCAGGCAGATGGTAGTCTGGGAGACACACGCTGATACACGAGGTGAGATAAACGTTATTTAGGTCTGAGAATTCCTGAAGAGCCACCCACCATTGGCAAAGCGCTCCTTGTGGAGTTTCCCAGTGGCTGATCCACAGCTCACCGCCAGGACTTTGGAGAGGGCAGACACATTCCATTCCCTCTCCCTTTccttccccccctccccctcccatTCCGATTCCGACGAGGAAGAGCTGCTCTGCTCGGAGTCTTCCTCTTCCTTCCTGTCCTTGTCCTCCCGCCAGTCGAGGTCACTGTCCTCCGAGTCTGTGACACACAGGACAGATACAGGGGTTTACTCTCCTCTCTCATCaatcaatccatccatccatcactcGATCAATCGATCAATCAGTCAGTCTATCAATCTGTCCATCCACccaatcatccatccatccatccatccctccatcaatcaatcaatgaatacattttattcttttattgcGCCTTTCACTGCAGAGAATTCTCAAAGGCACTTTCAGAGCTCGCTGAAAATATAGAAGGAGAGGCAGGCTGACAGGTACTGACACAAACCTGAACTGTCGCTCTGGGACTGACTGGGCAGCTCAGTACTTCCCTGAAAGACAGCAGTTACACAGAGGACACACGTCAGTGGACACTTTGCAGGCTCTCCAGTCTGTTACAGAGCGTGCTGGTGCCCAGTGAATACTGGTAAGGTACATGACTGCAGGGCGTCCTGAGGCATGTGTTGTGCTACCTCAGTCCTATTCATTCCATTCACTGGGTATCTCGACGGCTTGAAGTTCCTGTGAACTGGATGGAACAGACTGTTGGAGCTGGAGATCCTGCTGTGGACAGGGTGTCAAGACTGTGCCCAGGGCGTCAGGTGTGTAGACAGTGTATGTGTCcggtgtgtggagtgtgtgtgtcaggagtgtggtgtgtgtgtgtcaggagtgtgtgtgtcaggagtgtggtgtgtgtgtgtcaggtgtgtgtgtctgggacAGTGTGTTCCCTTGCCTGCAGGCAGCCTGTGTGTGTTTATACTCACACCCTGCGGAGAGTGggatctctttcttttcttcgcCGTGGATGTCCGAAAATTCAT contains:
- the LOC138242067 gene encoding uncharacterized protein isoform X2; translated protein: MDTGGPLERWGAEDELQRRRDGLDLPPDRPDPVLRIVLLGRGGPAWLSVPNTLPGARELALRVGAAVHGPPPEPGERAAETLRAVPRSRPHAVFIPLAPGRAAPGDRDTLRLVTETFGQDLRFRTMLLLSSDEEEEGGPGNLRRLVRDSGCCWHVLSGSRGCFARAQELAEAVQAMLARTCGGFYADELDRQAEARIRHAAGLVLRERGAEIRRQEDRLRRRLRGEQQRREIRELWRRERREAREEAELYSLYLRGLQWVLDARELARRMLPGPVVAALDFVERGLSRLCDVLRSSF
- the LOC138242067 gene encoding uncharacterized protein isoform X1 — protein: MDTGGPLERWGAEDELQRRRDGLDLPPDHSPRKGTDPPRCPPGPDPVLRIVLLGRGGPAWLSVPNTLPGARELALRVGAAVHGPPPEPGERAAETLRAVPRSRPHAVFIPLAPGRAAPGDRDTLRLVTETFGQDLRFRTMLLLSSDEEEEGGPGNLRRLVRDSGCCWHVLSGSRGCFARAQELAEAVQAMLARTCGGFYADELDRQAEARIRHAAGLVLRERGAEIRRQEDRLRRRLRGEQQRREIRELWRRERREAREEAELYSLYLRGLQWVLDARELARRMLPGPVVAALDFVERGLSRLCDVLRSSF